A window of the Thermus thermophilus HB8 genome harbors these coding sequences:
- a CDS encoding DUF11 domain-containing protein produces MSVWTRTAPVLLVLLLGLAQAQVVTPFAKRYETNDRGDIRMVGNTLMCASGSGVYGCNTSTMNNPSANNNVSMVFLNADPTNPSWPSGRGGSSAAQLNLPSGAQVLWAGLYWGARADPSASGRNTIYLKPPGAVDYQAVPGTLLGTITNAGTPSSRPYVAFADVTSQVRSAGSGTYWVGGILAQTGNSGLGFYAGWSLVVVYRDPNATLKNLVVYDGLATVSDGNDVSITLSGFLTPLVGAVNARVGAVAFEGDGGLTGDRLLLNGSSLSDAQNPQNNFFNSSISYLGTRFTQKTPDFVNQMAVDVDLVDATGKLSNGATSATVTFTSSGDIYFPVVMAFAVDLYLPDLITTFTKTASDLNGGDLLVGDHLEYAVSFSNTGLDGATNVVVVDPIPAGTQYVPGSLRVVQNAAAAPTGTFTDAPGDDIAEYSPSCPEAGGGPCVRFRLGTGANASQGGLVLPGEGAEVRFRVQVLPSAAGQTISNTAKVSYNAQTLGTGYSQEATSSASVTVVGFTLAGQVYHDLEPNGLKSSGESWSDGATVWVKLLQGGSVVAQAQVDPGSGVFSFTGVAPGSYTLFLDNNNDPSDTTPTPPPGWLFVNPPSGSLNVSVSQDLSGLDFGLFHGARLVGTVFYDDGEGGGAANDAWQTGGERGVSGVAVTAQGSGTRSATTDGQGRYVLYIPWNFGPFTLSHPLRPATGWNDGSTAHPVSGWSEAQSPAFPTLDAGAIAGTEVARNFGVVRESRLYPPQTGQAASPGVVVYAHLYRPGTLGGLTLSLANAPSWTVQVRVDGNCDGDFDDPGEGFASLPQTLPVGPSWPREADGSLKACALEVRVLVPPGVPAGAVDVTLLQGALSWANNPGVVDLRSLADTTTVSGGEVRLEKRVRNVSQGTGFGTLGEGRPGEVLEYCVAYRNLGTASVSQFVLTDPVPFFTDPLPSVPDYGGKAIRWSHGSATLYLTASQGDDAGEVSGGVVRVEVGNVGPGEAGEVCYRAQIR; encoded by the coding sequence ATGAGCGTCTGGACGAGAACCGCGCCGGTCCTCCTCGTTCTCCTCCTGGGCCTCGCCCAGGCCCAGGTGGTCACGCCCTTCGCGAAGCGCTACGAGACCAACGACCGGGGCGACATCCGGATGGTGGGGAACACCCTGATGTGCGCCTCGGGTTCCGGTGTCTACGGCTGTAACACCAGCACGATGAACAACCCAAGCGCGAACAACAACGTGTCCATGGTCTTCCTGAACGCCGACCCCACCAACCCCTCCTGGCCTAGCGGAAGAGGAGGTTCCAGCGCCGCCCAGCTCAACCTCCCTTCCGGCGCGCAGGTCCTGTGGGCGGGGCTCTACTGGGGGGCGCGGGCTGACCCAAGCGCCTCCGGGCGGAACACCATCTACCTCAAGCCTCCGGGAGCCGTGGACTACCAGGCGGTCCCGGGTACCCTCCTCGGCACCATAACAAATGCGGGCACCCCCAGCTCCCGCCCCTACGTGGCCTTCGCCGACGTCACGAGCCAGGTGCGCTCTGCAGGAAGCGGCACCTACTGGGTGGGCGGCATCCTTGCACAGACGGGAAACAGTGGCCTCGGTTTCTACGCAGGCTGGAGCCTGGTGGTGGTCTACCGCGACCCCAACGCCACCTTAAAAAACCTGGTGGTCTACGACGGCCTGGCGACGGTGAGTGACGGTAACGATGTGTCCATCACCCTCTCGGGCTTCCTCACCCCTTTGGTGGGCGCCGTGAACGCCCGGGTGGGGGCCGTGGCCTTTGAGGGGGACGGGGGCCTCACCGGGGACCGGCTTCTCCTCAACGGCTCCTCCCTGAGCGACGCACAAAACCCGCAGAACAACTTCTTCAATAGCTCCATCTCTTATCTGGGAACCCGCTTCACACAAAAAACCCCGGACTTCGTAAACCAGATGGCGGTGGACGTGGACCTCGTGGACGCCACCGGGAAGCTTTCCAACGGCGCCACGTCGGCCACGGTCACGTTTACTTCCTCAGGGGACATATACTTCCCCGTGGTCATGGCCTTCGCCGTGGACCTCTACCTCCCCGACCTCATCACCACCTTCACCAAGACCGCCTCCGACCTCAACGGCGGAGACCTCCTGGTGGGGGACCACTTGGAGTACGCCGTGAGCTTCAGCAACACCGGGCTGGACGGGGCCACGAACGTGGTGGTGGTGGACCCCATCCCGGCGGGCACCCAGTACGTCCCGGGAAGCCTCCGGGTGGTGCAAAACGCGGCGGCGGCGCCCACCGGCACCTTCACGGACGCCCCCGGTGACGACATCGCCGAGTACAGCCCAAGCTGTCCCGAGGCGGGGGGAGGGCCTTGCGTGCGCTTCCGGCTCGGCACCGGGGCAAACGCCAGCCAGGGCGGCCTCGTCCTCCCCGGAGAAGGGGCGGAGGTGCGCTTCCGGGTACAGGTGCTCCCCAGCGCCGCAGGCCAAACCATCTCCAACACCGCCAAGGTGAGCTACAACGCCCAGACCCTGGGAACCGGCTACAGCCAGGAGGCCACCTCAAGCGCCTCGGTCACGGTGGTGGGCTTCACCCTGGCGGGCCAGGTCTACCACGACCTCGAGCCCAACGGCCTGAAGTCCTCTGGGGAGAGCTGGAGCGACGGGGCCACGGTCTGGGTGAAGCTCCTCCAGGGGGGAAGCGTGGTGGCCCAGGCCCAGGTGGACCCGGGAAGCGGTGTGTTCAGCTTCACGGGGGTGGCCCCGGGAAGCTACACCCTCTTCTTGGACAACAACAACGATCCCTCCGACACCACCCCCACCCCCCCTCCGGGCTGGCTCTTCGTCAACCCCCCCTCGGGTAGCCTCAACGTGAGCGTGTCCCAGGACCTCTCCGGCCTGGACTTCGGCCTCTTCCACGGGGCGAGGCTCGTGGGCACCGTCTTCTACGACGACGGGGAAGGGGGCGGCGCCGCCAACGACGCCTGGCAGACGGGCGGGGAAAGGGGCGTCTCCGGCGTGGCGGTCACCGCCCAGGGAAGCGGCACCCGCTCGGCCACCACCGACGGCCAGGGCCGCTACGTCCTCTACATCCCATGGAACTTCGGCCCCTTCACCCTCTCCCACCCCCTGCGCCCGGCCACGGGCTGGAACGACGGGAGCACCGCGCACCCGGTTTCCGGCTGGAGTGAGGCGCAGAGCCCCGCTTTCCCCACCCTGGACGCGGGGGCCATCGCCGGGACCGAGGTGGCCCGCAACTTCGGCGTGGTCCGGGAAAGCCGCCTCTACCCGCCCCAGACGGGCCAAGCCGCAAGCCCCGGGGTGGTGGTCTACGCCCACCTCTACCGCCCGGGCACCCTGGGAGGCCTCACGCTCTCCCTGGCCAACGCCCCCTCCTGGACGGTCCAGGTCCGGGTGGACGGGAACTGCGACGGGGACTTTGACGACCCGGGGGAGGGCTTCGCTTCCTTGCCCCAGACCCTTCCCGTGGGGCCTTCCTGGCCCCGGGAGGCGGACGGGAGCCTAAAGGCCTGCGCCCTCGAGGTGCGGGTCCTCGTGCCCCCCGGGGTGCCCGCGGGGGCCGTGGACGTGACCCTCCTCCAAGGGGCCCTCTCCTGGGCCAATAACCCCGGGGTGGTGGACCTCCGAAGCCTCGCCGACACCACCACGGTCTCGGGGGGCGAGGTCCGGCTGGAGAAGAGGGTGCGGAACGTCAGCCAGGGCACGGGGTTCGGCACCCTGGGGGAGGGGAGGCCCGGGGAGGTGCTGGAGTACTGCGTGGCCTACCGCAACCTGGGCACGGCCTCCGTGAGCCAGTTCGTCCTCACCGACCCGGTGCCTTTCTTCACGGATCCTCTCCCCTCCGTGCCGGATTACGGGGGAAAGGCCATCCGCTGGAGCCACGGGAGCGCCACCCTCTACCTCACCGCCTCCCAGGGGGACGACGCCGGGGAGGTCTCAGGCGGGGTGGTGAGGGTGGAGGTGGGCAACGTGGGCCCGGGGGAGGCGGGGGAGGTGTGCTACCGGGCGCAGATCCGCTGA